A section of the Sebastes fasciatus isolate fSebFas1 chromosome 5, fSebFas1.pri, whole genome shotgun sequence genome encodes:
- the sirt5 gene encoding NAD-dependent protein deacylase sirtuin-5, mitochondrial, which translates to MNYSSQMIVRQLTCRGLINSHLYAHLKRPWAGQNMARPSSDLAAFREIFSKAKSIAIITGAGVSAESGVPTFRGAGGYWRKWQAQELATPEAFSRNPSRVWEFYHYRREVMLTKDPNPAHLAIAECEERLSKQGREVTVITQNIDELHRRAGSKNILEIHGNLFKTRCMSCGDEAANHKSPICAALEGKGAPDPDTNDAQIPVQQLPRCEQKGCHGLLRPAVVWFGETLDSDILTGAEKVLDSCDLCLVVGTSSIVYPAAMFAPQVAARGVPVAEFNMEDTPATMRFKFHFHGPCGTTLPSALARHETEQK; encoded by the exons ATGAATTACAG TAGCCAGATGATTGTGCGCCAGCTCACCTGTAGAGGCTTAATAAACTCTCACCTGTATGCCCACCTGAAAAGGCCGTGGGCCGGCCAAAACATGGCCAGACCCAGTTCAG ACCTGGCAGCATTCAGGGAGATTTTCTCCAAGGCCAAGAGTATAGCCATCATCACCGGAGCAGGGGTGAGCGCAGAGAGCGGAGTCCCCACCttcagaggagcaggaggctACTGGAGAAAATGGCAAGCACAG GAACTTGCCACCCCAGAGGCCTTTTCCAGGAACCCCTCCCGTGTTTGGGAATTTTACCATTACCGCCGCGAGGTCATGCTCACTAAAGATCCCAACCCCGCCCACCTGGCCATCGCAGAGTGCGAGGAGCGACTGAGCAAACAGGGACGCGAGGTTACAGTCATCACTCAAAATATCGACGAGCTCCACCGCCGCGCTGGATCCAAAAACATCCTGGAAATCCACGGCAA TCTGTTTAAAACGCGCTGTATGAGCTGTGGTGATGAAGCAGCCAATCACAAGAGCCCCATCTGTGCCGCTCTGGAGGGCAAAGG GGCTCCGGACCCAGACACAAATGACGCCCAGATCCCTGTTCAGCAGCTGCCCAG gtgtGAGCAGAAAGGCTGTCACGGTCTCCTGAGACCAGCTGTGGTCTGGTTTGGAGAGACTCTGGACTCAGACATCCTCACCGGCGCAGAAAAAGTGTTGGACAGCTGTGACCTCTGCCTCGtg GTCGGCACTTCATCTATTGTGTATCCAGCGGCCATGTTTGCTCCTCAGGTGGCAGCCAGAGGTGTCCCTGTGGCCGAATTCAACATGGAAGACACACCGGCCACCATGCGCTTCAA GTTCCACTTCCACGGCCCCTGTGGGACCACGTTACCCTCCGCGCTGGCACGCCACGAGACGGAACAAAAATGA